One part of the Maribacter aquivivus genome encodes these proteins:
- a CDS encoding tetratricopeptide repeat protein, producing the protein MKNILNLLVLVTFVTNIQAQSNTVKGKVTQMDSPLANVQISIIDSETATKTDANGFYQILAEPRDVIQYTYPGLNDVQILVEDVTRILNMEMSQEIHQLDEVTVKGSNRKSQNELEEEYKFKDNLIKTAFGILDSETAPGNIRFLQENEINDVGVCILDIVRNEFPGVRVFGDCMRGGGVFIRGLNSVSQAPPAVYDVDGQILTDTPTWITPASIARLAVLNNLAMTTRYGSIGAGGVIVINTKTLLYAGNADGKPYDQAKLRNNKYDNSALSTVDFKEDKPLYINELLSANTEERAKAIYAEQIKKYSSSFYYVLDAYDYFSNRWNNQDFADIIVEDYKSIISSNPIALKSLAYIYQAQGQFKKANKLYEDVYTLRADYAQSYLDLANSYRELGLSQKAAAMYLRYDYLLDEELLDKEEQVKTIMDRDLNNLISLKGADLVSTDRVNEIKLDDDFKGTRLVFEWSDSEAEFELQFVNPEKRYYKSKHSLVANAERIQSEKRSGFSSEEYLIDDTLRGNWLVNATYLGNKSLTPTYLKATVYYNYGSASQRKETKVFKLGLRNVNQQLFSVSNAVSMVAN; encoded by the coding sequence ATGAAAAATATTCTGAATCTTCTAGTCCTAGTAACTTTTGTCACGAATATTCAAGCACAAAGTAATACTGTGAAAGGTAAGGTTACACAAATGGATAGTCCCTTGGCGAATGTTCAGATTTCTATAATAGATTCAGAAACTGCGACCAAGACAGATGCAAACGGGTTTTACCAGATATTAGCTGAGCCAAGAGATGTCATTCAATATACTTATCCTGGTCTAAATGATGTCCAAATTCTAGTTGAAGACGTTACGCGTATATTGAATATGGAAATGAGTCAGGAGATACATCAACTAGATGAGGTTACTGTAAAAGGTAGTAATAGAAAATCACAGAACGAGTTAGAAGAGGAGTATAAGTTTAAAGACAATTTAATAAAAACGGCTTTCGGTATTTTAGATAGTGAAACCGCCCCAGGGAATATTAGATTCTTGCAAGAAAACGAGATTAATGATGTTGGTGTATGTATTTTAGATATTGTTAGAAATGAATTTCCAGGAGTAAGAGTTTTTGGTGATTGTATGCGTGGTGGCGGAGTTTTCATTAGAGGATTAAACTCTGTAAGTCAAGCACCCCCTGCGGTTTATGATGTTGATGGACAAATTTTAACAGATACACCTACGTGGATCACACCAGCGTCAATTGCAAGATTAGCTGTTTTAAATAATTTGGCTATGACCACACGATATGGCTCTATTGGGGCTGGTGGTGTAATAGTAATTAATACCAAGACGCTTTTATATGCTGGTAATGCTGATGGTAAGCCTTATGATCAAGCAAAGCTTAGAAATAATAAATATGATAATTCTGCATTAAGTACAGTTGATTTTAAAGAAGATAAACCTTTGTACATCAATGAACTTTTGAGTGCGAATACAGAAGAAAGGGCAAAGGCTATTTATGCTGAACAAATTAAAAAATATAGTAGCTCTTTTTACTATGTTTTAGATGCCTACGATTATTTTTCTAATAGATGGAATAATCAAGATTTTGCTGATATAATTGTTGAGGATTATAAAAGCATTATAAGTAGTAATCCTATAGCTTTAAAATCTCTTGCGTATATTTATCAAGCACAGGGACAGTTTAAAAAGGCAAATAAATTATATGAAGATGTATACACCCTTAGAGCAGATTATGCACAGTCTTATTTAGATTTAGCTAATAGTTATAGAGAACTTGGTTTAAGCCAAAAAGCGGCGGCTATGTATTTACGATATGATTATTTATTGGACGAAGAATTATTGGATAAAGAAGAACAGGTGAAAACCATTATGGATCGGGATTTAAATAATTTAATATCCTTAAAAGGCGCTGATTTAGTTTCAACAGATAGGGTGAATGAAATTAAACTTGATGATGATTTTAAAGGAACACGCTTGGTTTTTGAATGGAGTGATAGTGAGGCTGAATTTGAGTTACAATTTGTAAACCCAGAAAAGAGATACTATAAAAGTAAGCATTCATTAGTTGCAAATGCTGAGAGAATTCAAAGCGAAAAACGTTCAGGTTTCTCTAGTGAAGAATATTTAATAGATGATACGCTTCGTGGTAATTGGTTGGTTAATGCTACGTATTTAGGTAATAAAAGTTTGACTCCTACATATTTGAAAGCCACTGTCTATTATAATTACGGTAGTGCATCGCAACGAAAAGAAACAAAGGTTTTTAAACTTGGTCTACGTAATGTAAATCAGCAATTGTTTTCAGTATCAAATGCTGTAAGTATGGTTGCTAATTAA
- a CDS encoding acyl-CoA carboxylase subunit beta, translating to MDLKFNQNEDRNKLLLSDLRRKLNEVYLGGGKAKIAKQHDQGKMTARERIDYLLDPKSEQIEIGAFVGDGMYKEHGGCPSGGVVIKIGYVKGRQCIVVANDATVKAGAWFPITAKKNLRAQEIAIENKLPIIYLVDSAGVYLPLQDEIFPDKEHFGRIFRNNAIMSSMGITQISAVMGSCVAGGAYLPIMSDEALIVDKTASIFLAGSYLVKAAIGESIDNETLGGATTHCEISGVTDYKAKDDAAALDTIKNIMDKIGDFPKAGYNRKKSLKPKVNPEDIYGILPSSRAEQYDMMEIIKRLVDESDFEEYKAGYGQTILTGYARIDGWAVGIVANQRKVVKTAKGEMQFGGVIYSDSADKATRFIANCNQKKIPLVFLQDVTGFMVGSKSEHGGIIKDGAKMVNAVSNSVVPKFTIIIGNSYGAGNYAMCGKAYDPRLIVAWPSAELAVMGGNSAAKVLLQIEKASLKKKGETITEEKEKELYDKIKQRYDDQVSPYYAASRLWTDAIIDPKDTRKWISMGIEAADHAPIEKPFNMGVLQV from the coding sequence ATGGATTTAAAATTCAATCAAAACGAAGATAGGAATAAGTTGTTATTATCAGACCTTAGAAGAAAGCTTAATGAGGTTTATTTAGGCGGAGGAAAAGCCAAGATAGCCAAGCAGCATGACCAAGGAAAAATGACCGCTAGAGAGCGTATTGATTATCTTTTAGATCCTAAATCTGAACAAATAGAAATAGGTGCTTTTGTAGGTGATGGTATGTACAAAGAGCATGGCGGCTGCCCTTCTGGCGGAGTAGTTATCAAAATCGGCTATGTTAAAGGAAGGCAATGTATTGTTGTTGCCAATGATGCTACGGTTAAAGCCGGTGCCTGGTTTCCTATTACCGCAAAGAAAAATTTAAGAGCACAGGAAATAGCTATTGAGAACAAACTTCCAATAATATACTTGGTAGATAGCGCAGGAGTATATTTGCCTTTACAAGATGAGATTTTTCCTGATAAAGAACATTTTGGTCGCATATTTAGAAACAATGCAATAATGAGCAGCATGGGTATTACTCAAATATCTGCGGTTATGGGCAGTTGTGTTGCCGGTGGTGCCTACTTGCCAATTATGAGTGACGAAGCTTTAATTGTAGATAAAACCGCTAGCATCTTTTTAGCAGGTAGTTATTTAGTAAAAGCCGCCATTGGAGAGAGCATAGATAACGAAACATTAGGTGGCGCTACTACGCATTGCGAAATTAGCGGTGTAACCGATTATAAAGCGAAAGATGATGCAGCTGCTCTAGATACCATAAAAAATATTATGGATAAAATCGGTGATTTCCCTAAAGCAGGATACAACCGTAAGAAAAGTTTGAAGCCAAAAGTAAATCCTGAAGATATATATGGCATTCTACCAAGCTCTAGAGCTGAACAGTATGACATGATGGAAATCATTAAACGATTGGTAGATGAATCTGATTTTGAAGAATATAAAGCTGGCTACGGACAAACGATTCTTACCGGTTATGCACGTATTGATGGTTGGGCCGTTGGTATCGTTGCCAACCAAAGAAAAGTAGTAAAAACTGCAAAAGGTGAAATGCAATTTGGCGGAGTAATATATTCTGACTCCGCAGATAAAGCAACCCGTTTTATAGCAAATTGTAACCAAAAGAAAATTCCGTTAGTATTTTTACAAGATGTTACCGGTTTTATGGTAGGTAGTAAAAGTGAACATGGTGGTATCATTAAAGATGGTGCAAAAATGGTAAATGCAGTAAGCAACTCCGTCGTACCAAAATTCACTATTATTATAGGTAATAGCTACGGTGCTGGAAATTATGCCATGTGCGGTAAAGCTTATGACCCAAGATTAATTGTTGCTTGGCCAAGTGCTGAACTTGCTGTAATGGGTGGTAACTCTGCTGCAAAGGTATTATTACAGATTGAAAAGGCATCTTTAAAAAAGAAGGGTGAAACCATTACCGAAGAAAAAGAGAAGGAGCTTTATGATAAGATCAAGCAGCGATATGACGATCAAGTATCTCCGTATTACGCAGCTTCAAGATTATGGACAGATGCTATCATAGACCCAAAAGACACCCGTAAATGGATTTCTATGGGAATTGAAGCTGCAGACCATGCGCCTATCGAAAAGCCTTTTAACATGGGGGTATTGCAGGTTTAA